In Oryza brachyantha chromosome 1, ObraRS2, whole genome shotgun sequence, the following are encoded in one genomic region:
- the LOC102711742 gene encoding receptor-like protein kinase HSL1: MGSGLLLRILLVLVVVVNAGLALTQDGRYLLDAKRALAVPEGALADWNPLDATPCGWTGVSCDGSGSGGAVTGISLPGLNLTGSFPAALCRLPRVASIDLSDNYIGPNLSSVAVAGCKALRRLDLSMNALVGPLPDALADLPELVYLKLDSNNFSGPIPESFGRFKKLESLALVYNLLVGDVPPFLGGVSTLRELNLSYNLFVPGPVPAELGNLTSLRVLWLAGCNLIGRIPASLGRLRNLTDLDLSTNALTGSIPPEITGLTSVVQIELYNNSLTGPIPSGFGKLAELRGIDFAMNLLVGAIPDDLFEAPKLESVHLYANFLMGPVPQSVAKAASLVELRLFANRLNGTLPADLGKNSPLVCVDLSDNSISGEIPPAICDRGELEELLMLDNMLSGRIPDGLGRCRRLRRVRLSNNRLDGDVPAAVWGLPHMSLLEINDNQLTGVISPVIGGAANLSKLVLSNNRLTGSIPPEIGSAAKLYELSADGNMLSGPLPGSLGGLEELGRLVLRNNSLSGQLLRGIHSWKKLSELNLADNGFTGAIPAELGDLPVLNYLDLSGNRLTGEVPMQLENLKLNQFNVSNNQLSGPLPPQYATAAYRGSFLGNPGLCGDIAGLCGDSRGESRSHSGFAWMMRSIFIFAAVVLVAGVAWFYWRYRSFNNSKLGADRSKWSLTSFHKLSFSEYEILDCLDEDNVIGSGASGKVYKAVLSNGEVVAVKKLWGLKKGTGIENGGEGSAADNSFEAEVKTLGKIRHKNIVKLWCSCTHNDIKLLVYEYMPNGSLGDVLHSSKAGLLDWSTRYKIALDAAEGLSYLHHDCVPAIVHRDVKSNNILLDAEFGARVADFGVAKVVEATVWGPKSMSVIAGSCGYIAPEYAYTLRVNEKSDIYSFGVVLLELVTGKPPVDPEFGEKDLVKWVCSTIDQKGVEHVLDSKLDMTFKDEINRVLNIGLLCASSLPINRPAMRRVVKMLQEVRAEATRPRLEKDGKLSPYYYEDASDQGSSV, translated from the exons ATGGGGtctggcctcctcctccgcatcTTGCtggtgctcgtcgtcgtcgtcaatgCCGGGCTGGCGCTCACCCAGGACGGGCGCTACCTGCTCGACGCGAAGCGCGCGCTCGCCGTCCCGGAGGGCGCGCTGGCGGACTGGAACCCGCTCGACGCCACGCCCTGCGGCTGGACGGGCGTCTCCTGcgacggctccggctccggcggcgccgtgaCGGGGATCTCCCTACCGGGTCTCAACCTCACCGGGTCGTTCCCGGCGGCGCTGTGCCGCCTCCCGCGCGTTGCGTCCATCGACCTGAGCGACAACTACATCGGTCCCAACCTcagctccgtcgccgtcgcaggGTGCAAGGCGCTCCGGCGGCTCGACCTGTCCATGAACGCGCTTGTCGGCCCGCTCCCCGACGCGCTCGCCGACCTCCCGGAGCTCGTGTACCTCAAGCTCGACAGCAACAACTTCTCCGGCCCCATCCCGGAGTCGTTCGGCCGGTTCAAGAAGCTCGAGTCGCTCGCGCTCGTCTACaacctcctcgtcggcgacgtCCCTCCGTTTCTCGGCGGCGTGTCGACGCTCCGGGAGCTCAACCTGTCATACAACCTCTTCGTGCCGGGCCCTGTGCCGGCCGAGCTCGGCAACCTCACCTCTCTGCGCGTACTCTGGCTCGCCGGCTGCAACCTCATCGGCCGCATCCCGGCGTCTCTCGGCAGGCTCAGAAACCTCACGGACCTCGACCTGTCGACGAACGCGCTCACCGGCTCGATACCGCCGGAGATTACAGGGCTGACGAGCGTCGTGCAGATCGAGTTGTACAACAACTCGCTCACCGGGCCAATTCCCAGCGGGTTTGGCAAGCTCGCGGAGCTCCGGGGCATTGACTTCGCCATGAACCTGCTCGTCGGCGCCATCCCGGACGACCTCTTCGAGGCACCGAAGCTGGAGAGCGTGCACCTGTACGCCAACTTCCTCATGGGGCCCGTGCCGCAGTCGGTGGCGAAGGCGGCGTCGCTGGTCGAGCTGCGGCTGTTCGCGAACCGGCTGAACGGCACGCTGCCGGCCGACCTCGGCAAGAACTCTCCTCTGGTGTGCGTGGACCTGTCCGACAACTCCATCTCCGGCGAGATCCCGCCGGCGATATGCGACCGCGGTGAGCTCGAGGAGTTGCTCATGCTCGACAATATGCTCTCCGGGCGCATACCCGACGGGCTCGGGCGGTGCCGGAGGCTGCGGCGGGTGCGGCTGTCGAACAATAggctcgacggcgacgtgccTGCCGCCGTCTGGGGCCTGCCGCACATGTCGCTGCTCGAGATCAACGACAACCAGCTGACCGGAGTTATCTCTCCGGTcatcggcggcgcggccaaCCTGTCCAAGCTGGTTCTGTCCAATAACCGGCTGACTGGGAGCATCCCGCCGGAAATTGGCTCGGCCGCGAAGCTGTACGAGCTCTCTGCCGACGGCAACATGCTCTCCGGCCCGCTCCCTGGATCTCTTGGCGGCCTCGAAGAACTCGGCCGGCTTGTTCTCCGGAACAACTCCTTGTCTGGCCAGTTGCTCCGGGGAATCCATTCTTGGAAGAAGCTTAGTGAGCTCAACCTTGCGGACAATGGCTTTACCGGAGCCATTCCAGCGGAGCTCGGCGATTTGCCGGTGCTGAACTATCTTGACCTCTCCGGCAACCGTCTCACCGGCGAGGTACCAATGCAATTGGAGAACCTAAAGCTGAACCAGTTCAATGTCTCCAACAACCAGCTCAGTGGTCCGCTTCCGCCACAGTATGCGACGGCGGCATACCGGGGCAGCTTCTTGGGCAACCCGGGGCTGTGTGGGGATATCGCCGGTCTATGCGGCGATTCGCGGGGAGAGTCTAGATCCCACTCTGGATTTGCCTGGATGATGCGCtcaattttcatatttgcagCTGTTGTTCTGGTTGCCGGAGTTGCGTGGTTCTACTGGAGGTACCGCAGCTTCAACAATTCCAAGTTAGGCGCGGACCGCTCGAAATGGTCATTGACATCATTCCACAAGCTCTCATTTAGTGAGTATGAAATTCTGGATTGCCTTGATGAGGATAATGTGATCGGCAGTGGCGCATCAGGGAAGGTTTATAAGGCAGTTCTCAGCAATGGTGAGGTGGTTGCCGTGAAGAAGCTATGGGGGTTAAAGAAGGGGACCGGCATTGAGAACGGTGGCGAAGGATCCGCTGCTGACAACAGCTTTGAGGCTGAGGTGAAGACTCTTGGCAAGATTCGCCACAAGAACATTGTCAAGCTGTGGTGCAGCTGCACGCACAACGACATCAAGCTGCTGGTGTACGAGTACATGCCCAATGGTAGCCTAGGAGATGTGCTACACAGCAGCAAGGCTGGGTTGTTGGATTGGTCGACGCGGTACAAGATTGCACTGGATGCAGCAGAGGGCCTATCCTATCTTCACCATGACTGCGTTCCGGCGATTGTCCACAGGGATGTCAAGTCGAATAACATCCTCTTGGATGCTGAATTCGGTGCCCGTGTTGCAGATTTTGGGGTTGCCAAGGTGGTGGAGGCAACCGTCTGGGGTCCCAAGTCCATGTCAGTGATCGCTGGCTCGTGTGGTTACATTGCACCTG AGTATGCATATACACTCCGCGTCAATGAGAAGAGCGACATATACAGCTTTGGAGTGGTTCTCCTCGAGCTCGTGACGGGGAAACCGCCCGTCGATCCAGAGTTTGGCGAGAAGGACCTGGTGAAGTGGGTGTGCAGCACAATTGATCAGAAAGGAGTAGAGCACGTCCTCGACAGCAAGCTCGACATGACCTTCAAGGATGAGATCAACAGGGTGCTGAACATTGGCCTCCTCTGCGCGAGCTCGCTTCCGATCAACCGCCCGGCAATGCGCAGGGTGGTCAAGATGCTGCAAGAAGTGCGCGCCGAGGCCACCAGGCCAAGGCTGGAGAAGGACGGCAAGCTGTCGCCGTATTACTACGAGGACGCCTCCGATCAAGGGAGCAGCGTGTAA